The following are encoded together in the Lathyrus oleraceus cultivar Zhongwan6 chromosome 3, CAAS_Psat_ZW6_1.0, whole genome shotgun sequence genome:
- the LOC127129929 gene encoding uncharacterized protein LOC127129929, producing the protein MGARLEQQPVRQEVPEEQPRRVMMVNRDQDTDEVTHRVRQENVMENNLTTMIERIMAHNGLNTGLRRPNYTSPLSEYVLQTELPRGCKIPKFTKFSGDTSESTIEHIARYMTEAEDLANSENLRMKYFPSSLTKNAFTWFTTLPPNSIDTWPHLERLFHEQFYMGQTKISLKELASIKRKFTEPIDDYLNRFRLLKSRCFTVVPGHELVEMADGGANKNYKKERVAYVEVEDEESEISNDPYGLEEFEIDLDELKEAPPYACKLLTPSNGRNPVETEKNDRFPKKTYTFDVTKYDEIFYLLVKDGLMKVPPNTKIPPLEQRKKRGFCKYHNFLGHKTSQCFLFKDLIQNAIKDGRLKFADRGRNQMKVDADPLNIADTHYAEPVEINMIDMVEMEALKETGAEGYVLVGKQATDGLNNEVPFGISVEGEQVADVEPKATEGLNGKATEAIEGLRKKFEVISIADGANLGVNMVDLNHPPPQRWRKWKGV; encoded by the exons ATGGGGGCAAGATTAGAACAACAGCCAGTTCGACAGGAAGTCCCTGAAGAACAACCTAGGAGAGTAATGATGGTTAATAGAGACCAGGATACAGACGAAGTAACTCATAGGGTTAGGCAAGAAAACGTGATGGAAAATAACTTAACTACTATGATAGAGAGAATCATGGCCCATAATGGTCTGAATACAGGACTTCGACGACCAAATTATACCTCTCCTTTATCAGAATACGTCCTACAAACTGAATTACCAAGGGGTTGTAAAATCCCAaagttcaccaaattctcaggggacactagtgaaTCCACTATAGAACACATAGCCAGATACATGACTGAGGCAGAGGATTTGGCGAACAGTGAGAACCTAAGAATGAAATATTTCCCCAGTTCTTTAACGAAGAATGCCTTCACGTGGTTTACAACTTTGCCACCAAATTCCATAGATACTTGGCCTCATTTGGAGAGATTatttcatgaacaattctacatgggccAAACTAAGATAAGTCTTAAGGAATTAGCCAGTATTAAAAGAAAATTCACTGAACCTATAGATGATTATCTGAATAGGTTCCGTTTGTTGAAATCTAGATGCTTTACAGTAGTGCCTGGACATGAATTGGTCGAAATGGCCGATGGAGG AGCGAATAAGAATTATAAGAAAGAAAGGGTTGCTTATGTCGAAGTCGAAGATGAGGAGTCTGAAATCTCTAATGACCCTTATGGTCTCGAGGAATTCGAAATAGATTTGGATGAATTAAAAGAAGCACCACCTTATGCTTGTAAATTACTTACACCTTCGAATGGCAGGAACCCTGTCGAAACTGAAAAGAATGATAGATTTCCTAAAAAGACTTACACATTTGATGTTACCAAATATGATGAAATCTTCTATTTATTAGTAAAAGATGGCCTAATGAAAGTGCCTCCTAATACCAAAATTCCTCCGTTAGAACAACGAAAGAAAAGAGGCTTCTGTAAATATCATAATTTTTTAGGCCATAAAACCTCACAATGCTTTCTTTTCAAGGATCTTATTCAGAATGCAATTAAGGATGGCCGCCTCAAGTTCGCTGACAGGGGGAGAAACCAGATGAAGGTTGACGCTGACCCCCTCAACATTGCTGACACACATTATGCTGAACCTGTCGAAATCAACATGATTGACATGGTGGAAATGGAGGCTCTGAAGGAAACAGGAGCTGAAGGCTATGTGCTAGTTGGAAAGCAGGCTACCGATGGCCTAAATAATGAAGTTCCCTTTGGAATTTCTGTCGAAGGTGAACAGGTTGCTGATGTCGAACCAAAGGCCACTGAAGGTCTTAATGGGAAGGCAACTGAGGCTATTGAGGGCCTAAGGAAGAAATTTGAGGTAATTTCAATCGCTGATGGCGCCAATCTAGGTGTCAACATGGTGGATCTGAACCACCCCCCACCCCAGAGATGGAGGAAATGGAAAGGTGTCTGA